The Phormidium yuhuli AB48 DNA window CCCAATCCGCTCTTGTTGTAGGCGCTCAGGCGTAGCTCCTCCGTCTCGTCCCCCCCAGAAGTCGGGGGTGAGGACTTCAATTTGGGTTTCAGGGCAACGTTCTCGAATCGCGGCCATGGTTTTGACAAAGCAACCGGCCCCCCCATCCCCTAAATCATCCCGGGCCACCGAGGTTAAGACTACATAGCGCAATCGCAGCACCTCAACGGCGTCAGCCACCTTCCGGGGTTCCTGGGGGTCTAAAGCCATAGGTGCATGGCCCTTGTCCACCTGGCAGAAACCACAAGCACGAGTACAGGTGGGGCCCATGAGTAAAAATGTGGCTGTTCCTTGGCCGTAACATTCACCCCGATTGGGACAGCGGCCTTCCTCACAAATTGTATGAATCTGTCGCTGTTTAATGACCCGCTGCACCCGAGACACCTCGCTAGCTTGGCCTAAAGGACGACGCAGCCAGGGGGGAAGCCGTGTCAGTTCGGGGCGCAGTTGGGTGCGGGAATCTAAATGAGCCATCGTTCTCCGTCATCAATAGCCAGCCAACCGGGCTGCTACAAAAAACCGTGGGCGATCGCCCTCCTCGGCAATCTTCCTCATTGTGGCATCGACCCCGAGTTTGCGCCACCTGATAGACTGTATCCGGTGGGGTACACTAGAAAGCATCTATCCCTTAGCCTATCCCTTCGCGCACCGCT harbors:
- the lipA gene encoding lipoyl synthase — encoded protein: MAHLDSRTQLRPELTRLPPWLRRPLGQASEVSRVQRVIKQRQIHTICEEGRCPNRGECYGQGTATFLLMGPTCTRACGFCQVDKGHAPMALDPQEPRKVADAVEVLRLRYVVLTSVARDDLGDGGAGCFVKTMAAIRERCPETQIEVLTPDFWGGRDGGATPERLQQERIGQVVAAEPACFNHNLETVRRLQGPVRRGAKYDRSLAVLHHVKQINPNLPTKSGLMLGHGEEEAELIEAMADLRAVGCDRLTLGQYMRPSLDHLPVRQYWPPEAFERLGQIAHEMGFTHVRSGPLVRSSYHAGEPAARG